Proteins from a genomic interval of Lycium ferocissimum isolate CSIRO_LF1 chromosome 2, AGI_CSIRO_Lferr_CH_V1, whole genome shotgun sequence:
- the LOC132038174 gene encoding uncharacterized protein LOC132038174, which produces MDLVYSPMTKCISVPFPSFTHRPPLALFSRVSISPKYANSRPKMCSASSSSDTLIEGHKSLEVVSKKEAEYGDLKSWMHDNGLPSCKVVIKDRPSHNAKHLPIHYVAASEDLQAGDIAFSVPDSLVVTLERVLGNETIAELLTTNKLSELACLALYLMYEKKQGKKSFWYPYIRELDRQRARGQLAVESPLLWSDAELDYLTGSPTKAEVLERAEGIKREYNELDTVWFMAGSLFQQYPYDIPTEAFPFEIFKQAFVAVQSCVVHLQKISLARRFALVPLGPPLLSYCSNCKAMLAAVNGAVQLAVDRSYSAGDPIVVWCGPQPNSKLLINYGFVDEDNPYDRLMVEAALNTEDPQYQDKRLAAQRNGKLSVQAFQVCVGKEREAVLEMLPYLRLGYVSDPSEMQTVLSSQGPICPMSPCMERAVLDQLSDYFKARLACYPTILSEDEALLADADLDPKRRVATQLVRLEKKILNACLETTANFINQLPDDSISPCPAPFAPTLK; this is translated from the exons ATGGACTTGGTTTATTCACCAATGACCAAATGCATTTCGGTTCCATTTCCTTCATTCACTCATCGACCACCACTTGCACTATTTTCTAGGGTTTCCATTTCGCCCAAATATGCAAATTCTCGCCCAAAGATGTGTTCTGCTTCTTCCAGTTCGGATACACTTATTGAAGGGCATAAATCTCTTGAAGTTGTTAGTAAGAAAGAAGCTGAATATGGGGACTTGAAATCTTGGATGCATGACAATGGATTACCTTCTTGTAAAGTTGTTATTAAAGATAGGCCTTCTCATAATGCTAAACATCTGCCCATTCACTATGTTGCTGCTAGTGAGGATCTTCAG GCTGGTGATATTGCTTTTTCTGTTCCGGATTCTTTGGTGGTAACGCTTGAGAGAGTTTTGGGAAATGAGACCATTG CGGAACTCTTGACAACAAACAAATTGTCTGAACTAGCCTGCTTAGCGCTTTATCTGATGTATGAGAAGAAACAAGGAAAGAAATCATTCTGGTACCCTTATATAAGAGAACTGGATCGCCAGCGGGCAAGAGGTCAGCTAGCTGTGGAATCACCTCTTCTCTGGTCAGATGCTGAACTTGATTACCTGACAGGGAGTCCAACTAAG GCTGAAGTTTTGGAGAGGGCTGAAGGGATCAAGAGAGAGTACAATGAGCTTGATACAGTCTGGTTCATGGCTGGATCACTATTTCAG CAATATCCATATGATATACCCACTGAAGCATTTCCTTTTGAGATCTTCAAGCAAGCTTTTGTTGCAGTGCAATCATGTGTTGTACATTTGCAG AAAATTAGTCTTGCCCGGAGGTTTGCACTAGTCCCCTTGGGACCACCACTATTGTCCTATTGTAGCAACTGCAAAGCAATGTTAGCAGCTGTTAATGGTGCAGTGCAACTGGCCGTTGACCGCTCTTATAGCGCAGGAGATCCAATTGTTGTGTG GTGTGGACCACAACCTAATTCAAAATTACTTATTAACTATGGGTTTGTTGATGAAGATAATCCGTACGACCGTCTTATGGTGGAG GCAGCATTAAATACAGAGGATCCACAATATCAGGACAAGCGACTGGCTGCTCAACGGAATGGTAAACTATCAGTGCAAGCTTTCCAG GTATGTGtgggaaaagaaagagaggctGTGTTGGAGATGCTTCCTTATCTGAGACTGGGATATGTTTCAGATCCTTCGGAAATGCAGACTGTCTTATCATCTCAAGGCCCTATTTGTCCG ATGAGTCCTTGTATGGAAAGAGCAGTTCTTGACCAGTTAAGTGATTATTTCAAGGCAAGGCTGGCTTGTTATCCGACCATTCTAAGTGAAGATGAGGCTTTG TTGGCTGATGCTGATCTGGATCCAAAAAGGCGAGTTGCTACACAGCTTGTCAGgttggaaaagaaaattctaaatGCTTGCCTGGAAACTACAGCGAACTTCATTAATCAATTACCTGATGACTCCATATCTCCGTGTCCGGCTCCTTTTGCTCCAACATTGAAATGA